In one Methylocaldum szegediense genomic region, the following are encoded:
- a CDS encoding FAD-binding oxidoreductase, producing the protein MSHSIPSFPTEVVGALAADLRKRVRGEVRFDHGSRALYATDASNYRQVPIGVVIPRSLDDVIETVAACRHHGAPVTSRGVGTSLAGQCCNAAVIIDMSKYLRGVLSLDPARQRAVVEPGCVLDFPRGKAEEHHLTFGPDPSTHDHNTLGGMIGNNSCGVHSVMGGRTADNVHTLDILTYDGLRMTVGPTSEDELEAIIRGGGRRREIYAGLKAIRD; encoded by the coding sequence ATGTCCCACTCAATCCCCAGCTTCCCCACCGAGGTCGTAGGTGCCCTTGCCGCCGACCTTCGCAAGCGCGTCCGCGGTGAGGTGCGTTTCGACCACGGTAGCCGGGCGCTGTATGCGACGGATGCGTCCAACTACCGGCAGGTGCCGATCGGTGTCGTGATTCCCCGCAGTCTCGATGATGTGATCGAGACCGTAGCCGCCTGCCGCCATCACGGCGCGCCCGTTACCTCCCGCGGCGTCGGCACCAGCCTGGCCGGGCAATGCTGCAATGCCGCCGTGATCATCGACATGTCCAAGTATCTCCGCGGTGTTCTATCCCTCGACCCCGCACGGCAGCGGGCTGTGGTGGAGCCGGGCTGTGTGTTGGACTTCCCGCGCGGCAAGGCCGAGGAACATCATCTGACCTTCGGTCCCGACCCGTCGACCCACGACCACAATACCCTCGGGGGGATGATCGGCAACAATTCCTGCGGCGTGCATTCGGTCATGGGGGGACGGACCGCCGACAACGTTCATACGCTGGATATCCTCACCTACGACGGGCTGCGCATGACCGTCGGTCCAACCTCCGAGGACGAACTGGAGGCGATTATTCGCGGCGGCGGCCGGCGCCGCGAAATCTATGCCGGCCTGAAGGCCATACGCGACTAG
- a CDS encoding IS481 family transposase gives MQIRLHKNARTTPAVRQAIQASTLSERALAQKHGISRTTVRKWKHRSSVEDASHRPHTLRTTLTPAQEAIVVYLRQALLLPLDDLLAVTREFLNPAVSRSGLDRCLRRHGVASLKTLLPPTEKAKVKPFKAYEPGFLHLDVKYLPAIDGEPRRYLFVAIDRATRWVYVALKPNRSALSAKDFLKAVIQAAPFRIQKCLTDNGSEFTDRFLTRTRQPSGTHEFDRLCTEQGIEHRLIPPGRPQTNGLVERFNGRIEEVLQTHHFDSTADLDTTLHRYVELYNHHIPQKALGHLTPIQALKNWQLSHPHLFRKKVYDLAGLDTYGVPDCQHHF, from the coding sequence ATGCAGATTCGTCTTCATAAGAACGCCCGTACCACCCCGGCCGTTCGGCAGGCCATTCAAGCGTCCACGTTGAGCGAGCGCGCCTTGGCCCAAAAGCATGGCATTAGCCGAACGACCGTCCGCAAGTGGAAACACCGCTCCTCGGTCGAAGATGCCTCACACCGGCCCCACACCCTCAGAACCACGCTCACGCCCGCCCAGGAAGCCATCGTGGTCTACCTCCGCCAAGCTCTGCTCCTCCCCTTGGATGATCTCCTGGCCGTGACCCGGGAATTTCTCAATCCCGCCGTGTCCCGTTCCGGGCTAGACCGCTGCCTGCGCCGCCACGGGGTGGCGTCCCTCAAGACCCTGCTTCCGCCTACAGAGAAGGCGAAGGTCAAACCCTTCAAGGCCTATGAGCCCGGCTTCCTTCACCTGGATGTTAAGTACTTGCCCGCCATCGACGGCGAACCCCGCCGATACCTGTTCGTCGCCATCGACCGCGCCACCCGCTGGGTCTATGTCGCCCTCAAGCCCAACCGCTCCGCCTTAAGCGCAAAGGACTTCCTCAAAGCGGTGATTCAGGCCGCGCCTTTCCGCATCCAGAAATGCCTGACCGACAACGGCTCGGAGTTTACCGACCGTTTCCTGACCCGAACTCGGCAGCCCTCGGGGACGCATGAGTTTGACCGCCTCTGTACTGAACAAGGCATCGAACATCGCCTGATTCCGCCGGGCCGGCCCCAAACGAATGGCCTGGTGGAACGCTTCAATGGCCGCATCGAGGAGGTGTTGCAAACCCATCACTTCGATTCAACCGCCGATCTGGACACCACCCTGCACCGCTATGTCGAGCTGTACAATCATCACATTCCCCAAAAGGCCTTAGGCCATCTCACCCCGATCCAGGCTCTCAAAAACTGGCAACTGTCCCATCCTCATCTTTTTCGAAAGAAGGTTTACGATCTTGCGGGACTTGACACCTATGGTGTTCCTGATTGCCAGCACCATTTTTGA
- a CDS encoding SDR family NAD(P)-dependent oxidoreductase, with the protein MRRHRAATAAEFARRGARLALLARGIDGLEAARRELERAGSRVLVVPTDIPDPDQVDQATERVERELGPIDIWVNCAMVTVFSPVSSMTPAEFK; encoded by the coding sequence TTGCGCCGGCATCGGGCTGCCACCGCCGCAGAATTCGCCCGGCGAGGCGCAAGACTGGCCCTGCTGGCCCGGGGCATCGATGGGTTAGAGGCTGCACGGCGAGAGCTCGAACGGGCCGGGAGCCGCGTGCTCGTCGTACCTACGGACATACCCGATCCCGATCAGGTGGATCAGGCCACCGAGCGGGTCGAACGGGAGTTGGGGCCCATCGACATCTGGGTGAATTGCGCCATGGTGACGGTGTTCTCCCCGGTGAGCAGCATGACACCCGCGGAATTCAAGTGA
- a CDS encoding efflux RND transporter periplasmic adaptor subunit, giving the protein MKKRKSIRQPRDLGLVVAGAMLLTILTFTFGCGDRNTYAPPPPPEVTVSQPIHRPVTGYHELTGTTQAINTVQLTARVQGYLEKVFFQDGDLVKKGQLLFLIEPDMYEARLRLAEAQVLQVQAQLDHAETELARFSNLVKQRAAAQTDVDNCRFQRDNARASLLAAQANRDLAKLDLSYTRVTAPFDGRIGRRLQDPGNLVGAGENTVLAEINQIDPIYVYFTISETELLRRIQATGVSPTEAEKLKIPVYLGLANEEGYPHEGYLDFTGISVTPTTGTLLLRGIFPNPDGKILPGLYARVRVQKLDSERIAVLVPQTALGYDQLGTYILVVNNQDLVERRGVKTGDQVGDLSVIEEGLQGDEWIVVSGLLRAIPGAKVTPLRKPAEEATAVAQPGKGSP; this is encoded by the coding sequence GGAACACATACGCCCCGCCTCCGCCGCCCGAAGTGACGGTCAGCCAGCCAATCCATCGGCCGGTCACCGGTTATCACGAGCTTACCGGCACCACCCAAGCCATCAACACGGTGCAGCTCACGGCCCGGGTCCAGGGTTACCTGGAAAAGGTCTTTTTCCAGGATGGCGATCTGGTCAAAAAGGGACAATTGCTGTTCCTCATCGAACCGGACATGTACGAAGCCAGACTGCGGCTGGCAGAAGCGCAAGTGCTGCAAGTCCAAGCCCAGCTCGACCACGCCGAGACCGAGCTCGCCCGTTTCAGCAACCTGGTGAAACAAAGGGCCGCGGCGCAGACCGATGTGGACAACTGCCGTTTCCAGAGGGACAACGCCAGGGCTTCGCTGCTGGCGGCACAGGCCAATCGCGATCTGGCCAAGCTCGACCTGAGCTACACGCGGGTCACCGCGCCTTTCGACGGCCGCATCGGCCGGCGGCTCCAGGATCCCGGCAACCTGGTCGGAGCTGGGGAAAATACGGTGTTGGCGGAAATCAACCAGATCGATCCCATCTACGTGTATTTCACGATCAGCGAGACGGAACTGCTGCGACGTATCCAGGCAACCGGCGTCTCGCCGACCGAGGCCGAAAAACTGAAGATACCGGTGTACTTAGGTCTCGCGAACGAGGAAGGCTATCCCCATGAAGGCTATCTCGATTTCACCGGCATTTCCGTCACGCCGACTACCGGCACGCTGTTACTGCGCGGGATCTTTCCCAATCCGGACGGCAAGATTCTGCCTGGGCTCTACGCGCGGGTGCGGGTGCAGAAGCTCGATTCGGAGCGGATTGCCGTACTGGTGCCGCAGACGGCCCTGGGCTACGACCAATTGGGCACCTACATCCTAGTAGTGAACAATCAAGACCTGGTCGAACGCCGAGGCGTCAAAACCGGCGACCAGGTCGGCGACCTCAGCGTGATCGAGGAAGGATTGCAGGGAGACGAATGGATCGTCGTTAGCGGATTATTGCGGGCTATCCCCGGCGCCAAGGTGACACCGCTACGGAAACCAGCCGAGGAGGCAACGGCTGTGGCCCAGCCAGGTAAGGGCTCGCCATGA
- a CDS encoding efflux RND transporter permease subunit — MMSEYFIERPIFANVIAIITVIIGLVCFYNLPVAQYPAIVPPTIQVSTRYPGASAEVVAATVGIPIEQAVNGVENSLYIQSTSTSDGSYTLTITFEVGTDLDKSISLVQNLVNSAQAQLPASVQPQGITVRKVSTDILLVIGLYSEDDRFDDTYLSNYAVINLQYPLARIPGVGQVTVRGAGPYSMRIWLDPNRLHYFGLTTLDVVNAIQGQNVQVVAGQLGAPPVPPEQAFQFTVNALGRLSDVEQFENIIVKSARGETGQIVRIRDVARVELSQQSYANFSATRGHRSANIPIFSLPGANALDVADRVRAAIADMSRQFPPGLKYEIRYDTTQFVRQAIHDVYVTLFEAGVLVLIVIMVFLQDWRATLVPATTVPVTIIGAFAAMALLGFGINLMTLFALILAIGIVVDDAIIIVENASRYIEEGFPPKEATIKAMQEMTRPVIGITLVLTAVFLPAAFLPGITGQLFRQFALVIASTAIISAINALTLKPAQCALWLRPRERRKQPNAFYRAFNEAYGYVEGIYVRLITRMVSRPVLMALLFLFVVGITGVIYAYHPTGFLPTEDQGYAIVVARLPEGASQPRVISVVKKVDDIIRKTHGIQAWVTIGGFSLIDGANLPNTFTTFIVYDDWDQRGSDLTQDKILGDLRSALTSSIEEAQILVVVPPPIRGLGQSGGFQMMVEDRQNLGLEELQKTVMEVTRAANAQSGLRNVISTFSARSPQLYLEIDRTKAESLNVPLPNVFQTLQSYLGSTFVNLFNKFNQVFQVYVQADAPYRLTPEDIKNLYVRNAQGEMVPLGTLLEVRRTLGAELITRYNLYPSAQIIGTTAPGFSSGQALELMDLIMQKTLPRGMGYDWTATSYQEKQVGYQAYFIYTLSISLVFLVLAALYESWANPAAVILAVPMALVGVLLGLVIRDFDNNLYTQVGLVLMIALASKNAILVVEFARQLRAEGMSIVDAAVEATRRRFRPIIMTSFAFILGVAPLLFAAGAGAASRQSIGTVVFGGMLASTLLAIPFVPVFYVLTQRWSEWYATRRLDKGPQSNGSDR, encoded by the coding sequence ATGATGTCCGAGTATTTCATCGAGCGGCCCATCTTCGCCAACGTCATCGCCATCATCACAGTGATTATCGGGCTGGTGTGCTTCTATAACCTGCCGGTAGCGCAATATCCCGCCATCGTTCCCCCGACCATTCAAGTTTCCACCCGCTACCCCGGAGCCAGCGCCGAGGTAGTGGCGGCCACGGTCGGGATTCCCATCGAACAGGCGGTCAATGGGGTGGAAAACTCCTTGTACATCCAGTCCACCAGCACCAGCGACGGTTCCTATACCCTGACCATCACCTTCGAGGTGGGCACTGATCTCGATAAATCGATCTCCCTGGTACAGAACCTGGTGAACAGCGCCCAAGCGCAGTTGCCGGCCTCGGTCCAGCCCCAGGGCATCACGGTCCGCAAAGTCTCTACCGATATTCTGCTGGTGATCGGTCTTTACTCCGAGGACGACCGGTTCGACGACACCTATCTGTCCAACTATGCCGTCATCAATCTCCAGTATCCGCTGGCCCGGATACCGGGTGTCGGCCAGGTAACCGTGCGCGGCGCGGGTCCCTACAGCATGCGGATCTGGCTAGACCCCAACCGACTCCATTATTTCGGCTTGACCACCTTGGACGTGGTGAACGCCATCCAAGGGCAAAACGTGCAGGTGGTGGCGGGCCAACTGGGAGCACCTCCGGTACCGCCCGAGCAAGCCTTTCAGTTTACCGTCAACGCCCTCGGCCGATTGTCCGACGTCGAGCAGTTCGAAAACATCATTGTCAAGAGCGCCCGCGGCGAAACAGGGCAGATCGTGCGCATCCGCGACGTGGCCCGCGTGGAACTGAGCCAGCAGAGCTACGCCAACTTCTCCGCGACGCGCGGGCACCGATCGGCCAACATCCCGATTTTTTCATTGCCCGGCGCCAATGCTCTGGATGTTGCCGACAGGGTGCGCGCGGCTATCGCAGACATGAGCCGACAGTTCCCGCCCGGCCTGAAATACGAAATCCGCTACGACACTACGCAGTTCGTGCGGCAGGCCATACACGATGTCTACGTCACCTTGTTCGAAGCCGGCGTGCTGGTGCTCATCGTGATCATGGTGTTCCTGCAAGACTGGCGGGCAACGCTGGTCCCGGCGACCACCGTTCCGGTGACCATCATCGGGGCCTTCGCGGCGATGGCGCTGCTCGGGTTCGGCATCAACCTGATGACCCTGTTCGCCTTAATCCTGGCTATCGGCATCGTGGTCGATGACGCCATCATCATCGTGGAAAACGCGTCGCGTTACATCGAAGAAGGATTTCCGCCGAAAGAGGCGACCATCAAGGCGATGCAAGAGATGACCCGGCCTGTGATCGGGATCACCCTGGTGCTCACCGCGGTGTTCCTGCCGGCCGCGTTTCTGCCGGGCATCACCGGCCAGCTGTTCCGGCAGTTCGCCCTGGTAATCGCCTCCACCGCCATCATCAGCGCCATCAACGCCCTCACCCTCAAGCCTGCCCAGTGCGCGCTCTGGCTGCGTCCGCGGGAACGGCGCAAGCAACCCAACGCGTTCTATCGAGCGTTTAACGAGGCTTATGGGTATGTGGAAGGGATTTACGTTCGACTGATCACCCGGATGGTGTCCCGCCCGGTGCTCATGGCCTTACTGTTCCTGTTTGTGGTGGGCATCACCGGGGTGATCTACGCCTATCATCCGACGGGTTTTCTACCTACCGAGGACCAGGGCTACGCCATCGTGGTCGCCCGGCTGCCGGAAGGGGCATCCCAGCCCCGGGTCATCAGCGTAGTCAAGAAAGTCGACGACATCATCCGCAAAACCCACGGCATCCAAGCCTGGGTGACCATCGGCGGCTTCTCCCTAATCGACGGCGCCAATTTGCCGAATACCTTTACCACCTTCATCGTTTACGATGACTGGGACCAACGCGGTTCCGATTTGACCCAGGACAAGATACTCGGGGATCTCCGCAGCGCTCTGACGTCCTCTATCGAAGAAGCGCAAATCCTGGTGGTGGTGCCTCCGCCTATCCGAGGTTTGGGTCAGTCGGGCGGCTTCCAAATGATGGTCGAGGATCGCCAGAATCTCGGGCTTGAGGAACTGCAGAAAACCGTCATGGAAGTCACCCGCGCAGCCAACGCCCAATCGGGCCTCCGTAACGTCATCAGCACGTTCAGCGCCCGGAGCCCCCAGCTTTATCTCGAGATCGACCGGACCAAGGCGGAATCGCTGAATGTCCCGTTGCCCAATGTCTTTCAGACGCTGCAGTCCTATCTCGGATCGACGTTCGTGAATCTGTTCAACAAATTCAACCAGGTCTTTCAGGTTTACGTACAGGCGGATGCACCCTACCGCCTGACGCCGGAAGACATCAAAAACCTTTATGTGCGGAATGCGCAGGGCGAGATGGTGCCCCTGGGCACCTTGCTGGAAGTGCGTCGGACGCTCGGGGCGGAATTGATCACCCGCTACAACCTGTATCCGTCCGCCCAGATCATCGGGACCACCGCACCGGGCTTCAGTTCCGGCCAGGCCCTCGAGCTCATGGATCTGATCATGCAAAAGACGCTGCCGCGGGGCATGGGCTACGACTGGACGGCGACCTCCTATCAGGAAAAGCAGGTAGGCTATCAGGCTTATTTCATTTACACGCTGTCGATCAGTCTAGTCTTCCTGGTACTCGCCGCGCTCTATGAAAGCTGGGCCAATCCGGCTGCGGTCATCCTGGCGGTCCCCATGGCTTTGGTCGGCGTGCTCCTCGGGCTGGTGATCCGGGATTTCGACAATAATCTGTACACCCAGGTCGGGCTGGTTCTGATGATCGCGCTCGCCAGCAAGAACGCCATTCTGGTGGTGGAATTCGCGCGCCAGTTGCGAGCGGAGGGCATGTCCATCGTCGATGCCGCCGTCGAAGCGACCCGCCGCCGGTTCCGTCCCATCATCATGACCTCCTTCGCCTTCATCCTTGGCGTCGCACCTCTCCTGTTCGCCGCCGGCGCCGGAGCCGCCAGCCGGCAGTCCATCGGCACGGTCGTGTTCGGCGGAATGCTCGCTTCGACCTTGTTGGCCATCCCGTTCGTACCCGTGTTTTACGTACTGACGCAGCGGTGGAGTGAATGGTATGCAACCCGGCGGTTGGACAAAGGTCCGCAGTCAAACGGCTCGGATAGGTGA